One genomic region from Leptospira montravelensis encodes:
- a CDS encoding 5-(carboxyamino)imidazole ribonucleotide synthase has protein sequence MTNSSKENLNLKIGVLGSGQLGQMMCLEALPLGFEFYCYSPEKDSPCERAGATATVAYYEDLSSVKTFLSKIDVLSFEFENIPKSTLEFLESEKKHIQIFPPPKALVIAQDRFLEKTHFRKLGFRTADFFHLTKESSQLETSIPYPWIIKTLRFGYDGKGQVKVKDEGEYKDFLEKAFPTGKEEYLIEEVIPFQKEISIILTRFQNGEIVCYGAVENEHKNHILDLSIFPARIPVGLNLEATEMASKLAESLDYVGTIGVEFFLKENHMYLNEFAPRPHNTGHFTQDCQSFSQFHLHVSAITGNQPPTDVRPKPTLMKNILGNEYKESLAIARTLLKDDRYQLHLYGKKEAKLGRKMGHMNFKGNLEEVNPLFHDL, from the coding sequence ATGACCAACTCATCTAAAGAAAATCTAAATCTAAAAATTGGTGTTTTAGGTTCTGGCCAACTAGGACAAATGATGTGTTTAGAGGCCCTACCTCTAGGTTTTGAATTTTATTGTTATTCTCCGGAGAAAGATTCCCCTTGTGAAAGAGCAGGTGCCACTGCAACTGTTGCCTATTACGAAGACTTATCTAGTGTGAAAACCTTTCTATCTAAAATTGATGTATTGAGTTTTGAATTTGAGAATATTCCAAAATCAACTTTAGAATTTTTAGAATCGGAAAAAAAACATATTCAGATTTTTCCGCCACCAAAAGCCCTTGTCATTGCCCAAGACCGTTTTTTAGAAAAAACTCATTTTCGTAAGTTAGGTTTTCGAACTGCTGATTTTTTTCATTTAACCAAAGAATCTTCCCAATTGGAAACTTCTATTCCCTATCCTTGGATCATAAAAACTCTTCGTTTTGGATATGATGGAAAAGGTCAGGTCAAAGTGAAAGATGAGGGAGAATACAAAGACTTTTTAGAAAAGGCATTTCCCACAGGGAAAGAAGAATACTTAATTGAAGAAGTAATTCCTTTTCAAAAAGAAATCAGTATCATTCTCACTCGTTTCCAAAATGGGGAAATTGTATGTTATGGCGCTGTTGAAAACGAACATAAAAATCATATTTTAGATTTATCAATTTTTCCTGCGAGAATTCCTGTTGGATTAAATTTAGAAGCCACTGAAATGGCATCAAAACTTGCCGAATCTTTGGATTATGTTGGAACTATAGGTGTGGAATTTTTTCTGAAAGAAAACCATATGTATCTCAATGAGTTTGCACCGAGACCACACAATACAGGTCATTTTACACAAGACTGTCAAAGTTTTTCTCAATTTCACTTACACGTTTCTGCAATTACCGGAAATCAACCCCCAACAGATGTTAGACCAAAACCAACTCTTATGAAAAATATTTTAGGAAATGAATATAAAGAAAGTTTGGCGATCGCAAGAACACTACTAAAGGATGATAGATACCAACTTCATCTTTATGGAAAAAAGGAAGCCAAATTAGGAAGAAAAATGGGGCATATGAATTTTAAAGGAAATTTAGAAGAGGTAAATCCCCTTTTCCATGATCTGTAA
- the purE gene encoding 5-(carboxyamino)imidazole ribonucleotide mutase — MPTNLPKVAVIMGSHSDWETMKEACDILTEFGIPFEKEIVSAHRSPERMVEFAKSAKQNGFGVIIAGAGGAAHLPGMTASLTTLPVLGVPIQSKALNGMDSLLSIVQMPKGVPVGTLAIGTSGAANAGLLAVRILSLLDNSLHDQLATYAEKNRKLALSKNDQLI; from the coding sequence ATGCCTACAAATCTACCCAAAGTAGCCGTAATCATGGGTTCACATTCTGATTGGGAAACTATGAAAGAAGCCTGTGATATTTTGACTGAGTTTGGAATTCCTTTTGAAAAAGAAATTGTTTCGGCTCATCGTTCCCCAGAACGAATGGTGGAATTTGCAAAATCGGCAAAACAGAATGGCTTTGGTGTTATTATCGCTGGAGCTGGTGGTGCGGCTCATTTACCAGGAATGACTGCTTCTTTAACCACTTTACCTGTGTTAGGTGTTCCTATACAATCGAAAGCTCTCAATGGAATGGATAGTTTACTTTCTATTGTACAAATGCCAAAAGGTGTTCCTGTCGGAACCTTAGCCATAGGAACAAGTGGTGCAGCAAACGCAGGATTACTTGCTGTCCGTATTCTTTCCTTATTAGATAATTCACTTCACGATCAATTGGCAACTTATGCGGAAAAAAACCGTAAACTAGCCCTTTCAAAAAATGACCAACTCATCTAA